One stretch of Streptomyces sp. MMBL 11-1 DNA includes these proteins:
- a CDS encoding metal ABC transporter permease — MMLEFLNPPFMQRALIAAVLVGITAPAIGIYLVQRRQALMGDGIGHIAMTGVGLGFLLSTSPVWMATAVAVAGAVVMELIRWYGHTRGDLALAMLFYGGMAGGVMLINLSDTGSNANLTSYLFGSLATVSESDVIAICALAAFVVLATVGLRRQLFAVSQDEEFARVSGLPVRVLNLLIAVTAAVTVTVAMRVVGLLLVSALMVVPVAAAQQITKSFKVTFVLAVVIGTAVTLTGTVTSYYQDVPPGATIVLLAIAVFVALTLLAAPLARRRARASEAKGAECTLEVPGARRDRDDVRV, encoded by the coding sequence ATGATGCTGGAATTCCTGAACCCTCCCTTCATGCAGCGGGCGCTCATCGCGGCCGTGCTGGTCGGCATCACCGCGCCCGCCATCGGCATCTACCTGGTGCAGCGGCGGCAGGCCCTGATGGGCGACGGCATCGGGCACATCGCGATGACCGGAGTCGGCCTCGGCTTCCTGCTCTCCACCAGCCCGGTCTGGATGGCCACGGCCGTCGCGGTGGCCGGCGCGGTCGTGATGGAGCTGATCCGCTGGTACGGACACACCCGCGGCGACCTCGCCCTGGCGATGCTGTTCTACGGCGGCATGGCGGGCGGCGTCATGCTGATCAACCTGTCCGACACGGGCTCCAACGCCAACCTGACCTCGTACCTCTTCGGCTCGCTCGCCACCGTCTCCGAGTCGGACGTCATCGCGATCTGCGCGCTGGCCGCCTTCGTGGTGCTGGCCACGGTGGGGCTGCGGCGGCAGTTGTTCGCCGTCAGCCAGGACGAGGAGTTCGCCCGGGTGTCCGGGCTGCCGGTGCGGGTGCTGAACCTGCTGATCGCGGTGACCGCCGCCGTGACCGTGACCGTCGCGATGCGGGTCGTCGGCCTGCTGCTGGTCAGCGCGCTGATGGTGGTGCCGGTGGCGGCCGCTCAGCAGATCACCAAGTCCTTCAAGGTCACCTTCGTGCTGGCCGTGGTGATCGGCACCGCCGTGACCCTCACCGGCACCGTGACCTCGTACTACCAGGACGTTCCGCCCGGCGCGACCATCGTGCTGCTGGCCATCGCGGTGTTCGTCGCGCTGACCCTGCTCGCCGCCCCGCTCGCGAGACGCCGGGCACGGGCGAGCGAGGCGAAGGGGGCCGAGTGCACCCTGGAGGTACCGGGCGCCCGCCGGGACCGGGACGACGTACGCGTGTGA
- a CDS encoding glycine--tRNA ligase, which produces MAADKIDTIVSLSKRRGFVYPCSEIYGGQRAAWDYGPLGVEMKENLKRQWWRYMVTAREDVVGLDSSVILASDVWVASGHVATFSDPLTECTSCHKRYRADHLEEAYEEKHGKPPVNGLADLNCPNCGNKGTFTEPKQFSGLLSTHLGPTQDSGSVAYLRPETAQGIFTNFGQVQQTSRKKPPFGIAQMGKSFRNEITPGNFIFRTREFEQMEMEFFVKPGEDEEWQQYWMDQRWNWYTGLGMREENMRWFEHPKEKLSHYSKRTADIEYRFRFGGSEWGELEGVANRTDYDLKAHSEASGTDLSYFDQEAGERWTPYVIEPAAGVGRAMLAFLLDAYVEDEAPNAKGVMEKRTVMRLDPRLAPVKVAVLPLSRNPQLSPKAKGLATDLRKNWNIEFDDAGAIGRRYRRQDEIGTPFCVTVDFDTLDDNAVTVRERDTMKQERVSLDQIQAYLGSRLLGC; this is translated from the coding sequence GTGGCCGCCGACAAGATCGACACCATCGTCAGCCTGAGCAAGCGCCGTGGCTTCGTCTACCCCTGCAGTGAGATCTACGGTGGTCAGCGGGCCGCCTGGGACTACGGGCCGCTGGGCGTCGAGATGAAGGAGAACCTGAAGCGTCAGTGGTGGCGCTACATGGTCACCGCGCGCGAGGACGTGGTCGGTCTCGACTCGTCGGTCATCCTGGCCTCGGACGTCTGGGTCGCCTCGGGCCACGTCGCCACCTTCTCGGACCCGCTCACCGAGTGCACCTCCTGTCACAAGCGCTACCGCGCCGACCACCTGGAGGAGGCGTACGAGGAGAAGCACGGCAAGCCGCCGGTCAACGGCCTCGCCGACCTCAACTGCCCCAACTGCGGCAACAAGGGCACCTTCACGGAGCCCAAGCAGTTCTCGGGTCTGCTCTCCACCCACCTCGGCCCGACCCAGGACTCCGGCTCGGTCGCCTACCTGCGCCCCGAGACCGCCCAGGGCATCTTCACCAACTTCGGCCAGGTGCAGCAGACGTCGCGCAAGAAGCCGCCGTTCGGCATCGCGCAGATGGGCAAGTCCTTCCGGAACGAGATCACTCCGGGCAACTTCATCTTCCGGACCCGTGAGTTCGAGCAGATGGAGATGGAGTTCTTCGTCAAGCCGGGCGAGGACGAGGAGTGGCAGCAGTACTGGATGGACCAGCGCTGGAACTGGTACACGGGCCTCGGCATGCGCGAGGAGAACATGCGCTGGTTCGAGCACCCGAAGGAGAAGCTCTCCCACTACTCCAAGCGCACCGCCGACATCGAGTACCGCTTCCGCTTCGGCGGCAGCGAGTGGGGCGAGCTGGAGGGCGTCGCCAACCGCACGGACTACGACCTCAAGGCGCACTCCGAGGCGTCGGGCACCGACCTGTCGTACTTCGACCAGGAGGCCGGCGAGCGCTGGACGCCGTACGTCATCGAGCCCGCGGCCGGTGTCGGCCGCGCGATGCTGGCGTTCCTCCTGGACGCCTATGTCGAGGACGAGGCGCCCAACGCCAAGGGCGTCATGGAGAAGCGCACCGTGATGCGCCTCGACCCGCGCCTGGCGCCGGTCAAGGTCGCGGTCCTGCCGCTGTCGCGCAACCCGCAGCTCTCGCCGAAGGCCAAGGGCCTGGCGACCGACCTGCGCAAGAACTGGAACATCGAGTTCGACGACGCCGGCGCCATCGGCCGCCGCTACCGGCGCCAGGACGAGATCGGCACCCCGTTCTGCGTCACCGTCGACTTCGACACCCTCGACGACAACGCGGTGACCGTGCGCGAGCGCGACACCATGAAGCAGGAGCGCGTCTCCCTGGACCAGATCCAGGCGTACCTCGGCTCGCGTCTGCTCGGCTGCTGA
- the leuA gene encoding 2-isopropylmalate synthase, with the protein MTTVNPAGKPVIPARDSVGRPTPITNATQLQKPSGMPVHKYRGYEAVDIADRTWPDSRITVAPRWLSTDLRDGNQALIDPMSPARKREMFDLLVAMGFKEIEVGFPSSGETDFNFVRSIIEEGAIPEDVTISVLTQAREELIERTVESLVGAHRATVHLYNATAPTFRRVVFRGSREEVKQIAVDGTRLVMEYAEKILGPETVFGYQYSPEIFTDTELDFALEVCEAVCDVWQPEEGREIILNLPATVERSTPSTHADRFEWMSRNLTRREFVCLSVHPHNDRGTAVAAAELAIMAGADRIEGCLFGQGERTGNVDLVTLGMNLFSQGVDPQIDFSQIDEIRRTSEYCNQMEIHPRHPYAGDLVYTAFSGSHQDAIKKGFDAMERDAAAQGKTVDDIEWAVPYLPIDPKDVGRSYEAVIRVNSQSGKGGIAYVLKNDHKLDLPRRMQIEFSRIIQAKTDAEGGEVTPAQIWTTFQDEYLPNAENTEARWGRVQLRSGQTTTDTDGRDTLTVEATVDGTDTVLSGTGNGPISAFFEALQAIGIDARLLDYTEHTMSEGASAQAASYIECAIDGKVLWGIGIDANTTRASLKAVVSAVNRAAR; encoded by the coding sequence ATGACCACCGTGAATCCCGCCGGTAAGCCCGTGATTCCCGCCCGTGATTCCGTCGGCCGTCCCACCCCGATCACCAACGCGACGCAGCTCCAGAAGCCGTCCGGGATGCCGGTCCACAAGTACCGCGGCTACGAGGCCGTGGACATCGCCGACCGCACCTGGCCCGACAGCCGGATCACCGTCGCGCCCCGCTGGCTCTCCACCGATCTGCGCGACGGCAACCAGGCCCTGATCGACCCGATGTCCCCGGCGCGCAAGCGCGAGATGTTCGACCTGCTGGTCGCGATGGGCTTCAAGGAGATCGAGGTCGGCTTCCCGTCCTCCGGCGAGACCGACTTCAACTTCGTCCGCTCCATCATCGAAGAGGGCGCGATCCCCGAGGACGTGACGATCTCCGTCCTGACGCAGGCCCGCGAGGAGCTGATCGAGCGCACCGTGGAGTCGCTGGTCGGCGCGCACCGGGCCACCGTCCACCTGTACAACGCCACCGCCCCCACCTTCCGCCGCGTCGTCTTCCGCGGTTCGCGCGAGGAGGTCAAGCAGATCGCGGTGGACGGCACCCGGCTGGTCATGGAGTACGCCGAGAAGATCCTGGGCCCGGAGACGGTCTTCGGCTACCAGTACAGCCCGGAGATCTTCACCGACACCGAGCTGGACTTCGCCCTGGAGGTCTGCGAGGCCGTCTGCGACGTCTGGCAGCCGGAGGAGGGCCGCGAGATCATCCTCAACCTGCCCGCCACCGTGGAGCGTTCGACGCCCTCCACCCACGCGGACCGCTTCGAGTGGATGTCCCGCAACCTGACCCGACGCGAGTTCGTCTGTCTGTCGGTCCACCCGCACAACGACCGGGGCACCGCCGTCGCCGCCGCCGAGCTGGCCATCATGGCCGGTGCCGACCGCATCGAGGGCTGCCTGTTCGGCCAGGGCGAGCGCACCGGCAACGTCGACCTGGTCACCCTGGGCATGAACCTCTTCTCCCAGGGCGTCGACCCGCAGATCGACTTCTCGCAGATCGACGAGATCCGCCGCACCAGCGAATACTGCAACCAGATGGAGATCCACCCGCGCCACCCCTATGCGGGCGATCTGGTCTACACCGCCTTCTCCGGCTCCCACCAGGACGCCATCAAGAAGGGCTTCGACGCCATGGAGCGTGACGCCGCCGCCCAGGGGAAGACGGTCGACGACATCGAGTGGGCCGTGCCCTACCTGCCGATCGACCCGAAGGACGTCGGCCGCTCCTACGAGGCCGTCATCCGGGTCAACTCGCAGTCCGGCAAGGGCGGTATCGCCTACGTCCTGAAGAACGACCACAAGCTGGACCTGCCGCGCCGGATGCAGATCGAGTTCTCCCGGATCATTCAGGCCAAGACCGACGCCGAGGGCGGCGAGGTCACCCCGGCCCAGATCTGGACCACCTTCCAGGACGAGTACCTGCCGAACGCGGAGAACACCGAGGCGCGATGGGGCCGCGTCCAGCTCCGCTCCGGCCAGACCACCACCGACACCGACGGCCGGGACACCCTGACCGTCGAGGCCACCGTCGACGGTACGGACACCGTGCTGAGCGGCACGGGCAACGGCCCGATCTCCGCGTTCTTCGAAGCGCTCCAGGCCATCGGCATCGACGCCCGGCTGCTCGACTACACCGAGCACACGATGAGCGAGGGCGCCAGCGCCCAGGCGGCCTCGTACATCGAGTGCGCGATCGACGGCAAGGTCCTGTGGGGCATCGGCATCGACGCCAACACCACCCGCGCCTCGCTCAAGGCGGTCGTCTCCGCCGTCAACCGCGCGGCCCGCTGA
- a CDS encoding protealysin inhibitor emfourin codes for MRIQVSRTGGFAGIARRHEVDTGGRADAAEWHALAEEALDSARDTPPTGVPDGFRYEITVGDRTVYCADPDLTGAQRTLISRVLKEGA; via the coding sequence ATGCGTATTCAGGTCAGCCGGACCGGCGGCTTCGCCGGCATCGCCCGCCGCCATGAGGTCGACACCGGGGGAAGGGCGGACGCCGCGGAATGGCACGCGCTCGCCGAGGAGGCGCTCGACTCCGCGCGGGACACCCCGCCGACGGGGGTACCGGACGGCTTCCGGTACGAGATCACCGTCGGGGACCGCACCGTGTACTGCGCTGACCCCGATCTGACCGGGGCGCAGCGCACGCTGATCTCACGCGTCCTCAAGGAGGGCGCGTGA
- a CDS encoding metal ABC transporter ATP-binding protein translates to MPERESTTREPAAVAREPEATGHAPVIALRGATATLGARPVLRGVDLTVHRGEVVALLGANGSGKSTAVRSAIGQVPLTGGTVELFGTELRRFRRWGRIGYVPQRTTAAGGVPATIREVVASGRLSRTGLRWPGKADRAAVQRAIELVGLADRAKDSVSALSGGQHQRVLIARALAAEPELLIMDEPMAGVDLASQEILASTLREQVALGTSVLLVLHELGPLEPLIDRAVVLRDGCVTHDGPPPEALGQHALPGHDHVHPHAAAEPVRTGLLT, encoded by the coding sequence ATGCCGGAGCGTGAGAGCACCACCCGCGAGCCCGCGGCCGTCGCCCGCGAGCCCGAGGCCACCGGCCATGCGCCCGTGATCGCCCTGCGCGGCGCCACGGCCACCCTCGGCGCCCGCCCCGTGCTGCGCGGGGTGGACCTGACCGTGCACCGCGGCGAGGTCGTCGCACTGCTCGGCGCCAACGGTTCCGGCAAGTCCACCGCCGTACGGTCCGCCATCGGGCAGGTCCCGCTGACCGGCGGCACCGTCGAGCTGTTCGGCACCGAGCTGCGCCGCTTCCGCCGGTGGGGCCGGATCGGCTACGTCCCACAGCGCACCACGGCCGCGGGCGGCGTGCCCGCCACGATCCGCGAGGTCGTCGCCTCCGGCCGGCTGTCCCGTACGGGGCTGCGGTGGCCCGGGAAGGCGGACCGGGCGGCCGTGCAGCGCGCCATCGAGCTGGTGGGCCTGGCCGACCGTGCGAAGGACTCCGTGAGCGCCCTGTCGGGCGGCCAGCACCAGCGGGTGCTGATCGCCCGCGCCCTGGCCGCCGAGCCGGAGCTGCTGATCATGGACGAGCCGATGGCCGGGGTCGACCTGGCCAGCCAGGAGATCCTCGCCTCGACCCTGCGCGAGCAGGTGGCGCTCGGCACCTCCGTGCTGCTGGTGCTGCACGAGCTGGGCCCGCTGGAGCCCCTGATCGACCGGGCCGTCGTCCTGCGCGACGGCTGCGTGACGCACGACGGGCCGCCGCCCGAGGCGCTCGGCCAGCACGCCCTGCCCGGCCACGACCACGTACACCCCCACGCGGCCGCCGAGCCCGTACGGACGGGACTGCTGACCTGA
- a CDS encoding Fur family transcriptional regulator, translating into MATAPISGTNAAPVRGRSTRQRTAVAAALDEVDEFRSAQELHDVLKHRGDSVGLTTVYRTLQSLADAGEVDVLRTSDGEAVYRRCSTGDHHHHLVCRLCGKAVEVEGPAVEQWAEMIAAQHGYVNVAHTVEVFGTCAECAASKA; encoded by the coding sequence GTGGCCACGGCGCCGATCAGTGGCACGAACGCAGCGCCGGTACGCGGCCGGTCCACCCGGCAGCGGACGGCGGTGGCGGCGGCGCTCGACGAGGTCGACGAGTTCCGCAGCGCCCAGGAGCTGCACGACGTCCTCAAGCACCGCGGCGACTCCGTGGGCCTGACCACGGTCTACCGGACCCTGCAGTCCCTCGCCGACGCGGGTGAGGTCGACGTCCTGCGCACCAGCGACGGCGAGGCCGTCTACCGGCGGTGCTCGACCGGTGATCATCACCACCATCTGGTGTGCCGGCTCTGCGGCAAAGCGGTGGAGGTCGAGGGACCGGCCGTGGAGCAGTGGGCCGAGATGATCGCCGCCCAGCACGGCTATGTGAACGTCGCGCACACCGTCGAGGTCTTCGGCACGTGCGCGGAGTGCGCCGCGAGCAAGGCGTAA
- a CDS encoding isoprenyl transferase yields MAVRGILGGRNRRTYKTPEPHPTGATPPKIPGELVPQHVAVVMDGNGRWAKERGLPRTEGHKVGEGVVMDVLKGCIEMGVKNLSLYAFSTENWKRSPDEVKFLMNFNRDVIRRRRDEMDELGIRIRWVGRMPKLWKSVVQELQVAQEQTKDNDRMTLYFCVNYGGRAEIADAAQRIAQDVAAGKLDPSKVNEKTFAKYTYYPDMPDVDLFVRPSGEQRTSNYLIWQSAYAEMVFQDVLWPDFDRRDLWRACLEYAQRDRRFGGAEAVEAAKVAQAAKTAEAAQAAKK; encoded by the coding sequence ATGGCAGTACGCGGGATCCTCGGCGGCCGTAACCGGCGCACGTACAAGACCCCCGAGCCGCACCCCACCGGCGCGACGCCTCCGAAGATCCCCGGCGAGCTGGTCCCCCAGCACGTCGCCGTCGTGATGGACGGCAACGGCCGCTGGGCCAAGGAGCGGGGTCTGCCCCGCACCGAGGGCCACAAGGTCGGTGAGGGCGTCGTCATGGACGTTCTCAAGGGCTGTATCGAGATGGGCGTCAAGAACCTCTCGCTCTACGCCTTCTCCACGGAGAACTGGAAGCGCTCGCCGGACGAGGTGAAGTTCCTGATGAACTTCAACCGCGACGTGATCCGCCGCCGCCGCGACGAGATGGACGAGCTCGGCATCCGCATCCGCTGGGTGGGCCGGATGCCCAAGCTGTGGAAGTCCGTCGTCCAGGAGCTCCAGGTCGCCCAGGAGCAGACCAAGGACAACGACAGGATGACGCTGTACTTCTGCGTCAACTACGGCGGCCGAGCCGAGATCGCGGACGCCGCGCAGCGCATCGCCCAGGACGTGGCGGCCGGGAAGCTGGACCCGTCCAAGGTCAACGAGAAGACCTTCGCGAAGTACACGTACTACCCGGACATGCCGGACGTGGACCTCTTCGTGCGCCCCAGCGGCGAGCAGCGCACCTCGAACTACCTGATCTGGCAGAGCGCGTACGCGGAGATGGTCTTCCAGGACGTTCTCTGGCCGGATTTCGACCGTCGGGACCTGTGGCGGGCCTGCCTGGAGTACGCCCAGCGGGACCGCCGCTTCGGCGGGGCGGAGGCGGTGGAGGCCGCGAAGGTGGCACAGGCGGCGAAGACGGCGGAGGCCGCGCAGGCCGCCAAGAAATGA
- a CDS encoding metal ABC transporter substrate-binding protein, with the protein MNVRRLIPTTAVAGAVALGLTALSACSTSDAADGGDGGKLKVTASFYPMQFLAEKIGGEHVAVTSLTKPGVEPHDLELNPRQIGSISESDYVLYLKGIQPAVDDAIAQSGVKNTVDAATLTTLENHGSEVSGHDHGEEEHAHGEEEHGDEHGHEEEAHKEEAPEEHSEGDGHNHGEEGGADPHIWLDPVKYAEVAKGVGKSLEKADPDHAADYKKNTDALVSELGELNTAYETGLKNTSTKTFITTHSAFGYLAERYGLTQQGIAGIDPEAEPSPARIQEIHTIAEKEKATTVFFETLASDKTAKTLAKDTGLKTGVLDPLEGITDRSQGADYIEVMESNLAALRKALGAQ; encoded by the coding sequence ATGAACGTACGCCGCCTCATACCCACCACCGCCGTCGCCGGAGCAGTCGCCCTCGGTCTGACCGCTCTCTCCGCCTGCTCCACCTCCGACGCAGCGGACGGGGGCGACGGCGGCAAGCTGAAGGTGACGGCGTCGTTCTACCCGATGCAGTTCCTGGCCGAGAAGATCGGCGGCGAGCACGTCGCGGTCACCAGCCTCACCAAGCCGGGCGTCGAGCCGCACGACCTGGAGCTCAACCCGCGCCAGATCGGCTCCATCAGCGAGTCCGACTACGTGCTGTACCTCAAGGGCATCCAGCCCGCCGTGGACGACGCGATCGCGCAGTCCGGTGTGAAGAACACCGTCGACGCCGCGACCCTCACCACGCTGGAGAACCACGGCTCCGAGGTCAGCGGCCACGACCACGGGGAAGAAGAGCACGCGCACGGCGAAGAAGAGCACGGGGACGAGCACGGCCACGAGGAAGAGGCCCACAAGGAGGAGGCCCCCGAGGAGCACTCCGAGGGCGACGGCCACAACCACGGCGAGGAGGGCGGCGCCGACCCGCACATCTGGCTGGACCCGGTGAAGTACGCCGAGGTCGCCAAGGGCGTCGGCAAGTCGCTGGAGAAGGCCGACCCCGACCACGCCGCCGACTACAAGAAGAACACCGACGCCCTCGTCTCCGAGCTGGGCGAGCTGAACACGGCGTACGAGACCGGGCTGAAGAACACCTCCACCAAGACGTTCATCACCACGCACTCCGCCTTCGGCTACCTCGCCGAGCGCTACGGGCTCACCCAGCAGGGCATCGCGGGCATCGACCCCGAGGCAGAGCCGAGCCCCGCCCGGATCCAGGAGATCCACACCATCGCGGAGAAGGAGAAGGCCACCACGGTCTTCTTCGAGACCCTCGCCAGTGACAAGACGGCGAAGACCCTCGCGAAGGACACCGGCCTGAAGACCGGGGTCCTGGACCCGCTGGAGGGAATCACGGACAGGTCCCAGGGCGCTGACTACATCGAGGTCATGGAGTCCAACCTCGCCGCGCTGCGGAAGGCACTCGGCGCGCAGTGA
- a CDS encoding M4 family metallopeptidase, whose product MHLRTDGDLHPVFCTIVPPHVLDHLSRSADARLADPARRTLVADGLRRDRRRTTALAAVPTAPGVGAVPTKPHRTLYDCRNSTALPGHQVRAEGDKPTSDASVNRAYAGLGATFELLLSAYGRSSIDGKGLPLIGSVHYGEEYNNAFFDGEQMVFGDGDGEIFLDFTVAVDVIAHELAHGLTQHTANLRYEGQSGALNESVSDVFGSLVKQFSLGQSAEQADWLIGAGLLAPRVSGDALRSMKAPGTAYDDDVLGKDPQPGSMADYIETEEDNGGVHLNSGIPNRAFHLLATALGGNSWERAGQIWFDVLTGGELTAGADFAEFARLTVAAAGARFGAADEREAVLKAWSEVGVPTK is encoded by the coding sequence ATGCACCTTCGAACCGACGGCGATCTCCACCCCGTCTTCTGCACCATCGTTCCGCCCCACGTACTCGATCACCTGTCCCGGTCCGCCGACGCCAGGCTCGCGGATCCGGCCCGCCGCACCCTGGTGGCCGACGGCCTCCGCCGCGACCGCCGCCGGACGACGGCCCTCGCCGCCGTCCCGACCGCCCCCGGCGTGGGCGCGGTCCCCACCAAGCCCCACCGCACCCTGTACGACTGCCGGAACAGCACCGCCCTGCCCGGCCACCAGGTCCGCGCCGAGGGCGACAAGCCCACCTCGGACGCCAGCGTCAACCGCGCGTACGCCGGCCTCGGCGCCACCTTCGAACTGCTGCTCTCGGCGTACGGGCGCAGCTCGATCGACGGCAAGGGGCTGCCGCTGATCGGCTCCGTGCACTACGGCGAGGAGTACAACAACGCGTTCTTCGACGGCGAGCAGATGGTCTTCGGGGACGGTGACGGCGAGATCTTCCTCGACTTCACCGTCGCGGTCGACGTGATCGCCCACGAGCTGGCCCACGGTCTGACGCAGCACACCGCCAACCTGCGCTACGAGGGCCAGTCGGGCGCGCTCAACGAGTCGGTGTCCGACGTCTTCGGCTCGCTGGTGAAGCAGTTCTCGCTGGGCCAGAGCGCGGAGCAGGCCGACTGGCTGATCGGGGCCGGGCTGCTCGCTCCCCGGGTCAGCGGGGACGCGCTGCGCTCGATGAAGGCCCCGGGCACGGCGTACGACGACGACGTCCTCGGCAAGGACCCGCAGCCGGGCTCCATGGCGGACTACATCGAGACGGAGGAGGACAACGGCGGGGTCCACCTCAACTCCGGCATCCCCAACCGCGCGTTCCACCTCCTGGCCACCGCGCTGGGCGGCAACTCCTGGGAGCGTGCCGGGCAGATCTGGTTCGACGTGCTGACCGGCGGCGAGCTGACGGCCGGCGCGGACTTCGCGGAGTTCGCCCGGCTGACGGTCGCGGCGGCGGGCGCCCGCTTCGGCGCGGCGGACGAGCGGGAGGCGGTCCTCAAGGCCTGGTCGGAGGTGGGAGTTCCGACCAAGTGA
- a CDS encoding DUF6243 family protein — translation MAKSRNNLLGVGGQRKKLSRAEQQGAVSARGADRRAAEDKKQELVRKMRERAEAQAATTATTAAAEPGEQDASPAQS, via the coding sequence ATGGCCAAGAGCCGTAACAACCTCCTCGGTGTCGGCGGACAGCGCAAGAAGCTGTCCCGCGCCGAACAGCAGGGCGCGGTTTCCGCGCGAGGCGCCGACCGCAGGGCCGCCGAGGACAAGAAGCAGGAGCTGGTGCGCAAGATGCGCGAGCGCGCCGAGGCCCAGGCGGCCACCACGGCCACCACGGCCGCCGCCGAGCCGGGCGAGCAGGACGCGTCGCCCGCGCAGAGCTGA
- a CDS encoding TerB family tellurite resistance protein — translation MRSAKGQRALRPVLCGVRTIWDAVGDGAFFCPGCGGDRNYRRLTGRRRLTFLGVPLVGRGETEPVVECAACLTHYAPEALDHPTTTRFSAMLREAVHTVTLAVLAAGGTTSRTVLEAAVATVRDAGLDDCTQEQLFTVAEVLAADTGQGSGSDPAAEACGPTLAIELHEVLAPLAPHLAAAGRESVLLQGARIALADGPYRAAERQVLTTVGSALQLPAEDTARLLAAAARTPS, via the coding sequence GTGCGGTCAGCCAAAGGACAACGCGCTCTGAGGCCGGTCCTCTGCGGTGTTCGCACCATCTGGGACGCCGTCGGCGACGGCGCCTTCTTCTGCCCCGGCTGCGGGGGAGACCGCAACTACCGCCGGCTCACCGGCCGCCGCCGCCTCACCTTCCTCGGCGTCCCGCTGGTCGGCAGGGGCGAGACCGAGCCCGTCGTCGAGTGCGCCGCCTGCCTCACCCACTACGCCCCCGAGGCGCTGGACCACCCCACCACGACCCGGTTCTCCGCGATGCTCCGCGAGGCCGTCCACACCGTCACCCTGGCCGTCCTCGCCGCCGGGGGCACCACCTCCCGCACCGTCCTGGAGGCCGCCGTCGCCACCGTGCGCGACGCCGGGCTCGACGACTGCACCCAGGAGCAGCTGTTCACCGTCGCCGAGGTGCTGGCCGCCGACACCGGGCAGGGCTCCGGTTCCGACCCGGCCGCCGAGGCCTGTGGCCCGACCCTCGCCATCGAGCTGCACGAGGTGCTGGCGCCGCTCGCCCCGCACCTGGCCGCCGCCGGCCGCGAGTCCGTCCTCCTCCAGGGGGCCAGGATCGCGCTGGCCGACGGGCCCTACCGCGCCGCCGAGCGCCAGGTCCTGACCACGGTCGGCAGCGCCCTCCAGCTCCCCGCCGAGGACACCGCCCGCCTGCTGGCGGCCGCCGCCCGTACGCCGTCGTAG
- the recO gene encoding DNA repair protein RecO, whose product MSLFRDDGIVLRTQKLGEADRIITILTRGHGRVRAVARGVRRTKSKFGARLEPFSHVDVQFFARGSELVGRGLPLCTQSETIAPYGGGIVADYARYTAGTAMLETAERFTDHEGEPAVQQYLLLVGGLRTLARGEHAPHLILDAFLLRSLAVNGYAPSFEDCAKCGMPGPNRFFSVAAGGVICGDCRVPGSVVPSAQALGLLSALLSGDWATADACEARHVREGSGLVSAYLHWHLERGLRSLRYVEK is encoded by the coding sequence ATGAGCTTGTTCCGGGACGACGGCATCGTGCTGCGTACGCAGAAACTGGGCGAGGCCGACCGGATCATCACGATCCTGACCCGGGGCCACGGCCGGGTGCGGGCCGTCGCCCGCGGGGTGCGCCGCACCAAATCCAAGTTCGGCGCCCGCCTGGAGCCCTTCTCCCACGTCGACGTGCAGTTCTTCGCACGCGGCAGCGAGCTGGTCGGCCGCGGGCTGCCGCTCTGCACCCAGAGCGAGACGATCGCCCCCTACGGCGGCGGGATCGTCGCCGACTACGCCCGCTACACGGCGGGCACCGCGATGCTGGAGACCGCCGAGCGGTTCACCGACCACGAGGGCGAACCGGCCGTCCAGCAGTATCTGCTGCTCGTCGGCGGCCTGCGCACCCTCGCCCGGGGCGAGCACGCCCCCCACCTGATCCTGGACGCGTTCCTGCTGCGTTCGCTCGCGGTCAACGGGTACGCGCCCAGCTTCGAGGACTGCGCCAAGTGCGGAATGCCGGGTCCGAACCGGTTCTTCTCCGTCGCGGCGGGGGGCGTCATATGCGGTGACTGCCGGGTGCCCGGCAGCGTCGTACCCTCGGCACAGGCCCTGGGCCTGCTGAGCGCGCTGCTCAGCGGCGACTGGGCGACGGCGGACGCGTGCGAGGCGCGTCATGTCAGGGAGGGGAGCGGGCTGGTGTCCGCCTATCTGCACTGGCATCTGGAGCGGGGGCTGCGCTCGCTGCGGTACGTGGAGAAGTGA